Proteins found in one Streptomyces sp. NBC_00461 genomic segment:
- a CDS encoding exo-rhamnogalacturonan lyase family protein translates to MSPIPRRSLLRAAAVAGAAAQFSWAAGARSAQAASRAEAAEAADADPVTLDWLEDGGLGAAPGSTVGVPWPKGAYRPDQTFALTDAGGKAVPVQSWPIAYWPDGSLKWSAHAVSSGTGKLTLAAGDSAAPAKKVTVHRGGGTIDVSTGVITAKIGKNGSTIIKSVTRGPTEIAKNGRLVLIRQPEIEDEDQGTVKTERFDGAIGAVTVEQDGPVRAVVRIDGKHHKGGRSWLPFSIRLYFYAGADSFRMVHTITYDGTQEPGKASGDFIRGLGVRFTVPMRDAAYDRHIRIGGEGTGLLREAVKGVTGLRRDPGAAVQAAQYAGQKLPDPSTWDQRVTSRLQYIPEWGDYTLAQLSADGFMLRKRTRKGYGWVGAGGGRRASGFGYVGGVSGGLSFGLRDFWEKHPAQLDIRDAHTDEAEVTLWLWSPEAQPMDLRFYHDGMGQDTYAKQLEGLEITYEDYEPEFGTPYGIARTSELLFWANESTPAAERLAEQAEAVRVLPQLAAPPRQLIKAKVFGPGLYSEPDRSTAAKARIEDHLDFLFTYYKDQVEQRRWYGFWDYGDFMHSYDTVRHQWRYDIGGYAWDNSELSPDLWLWFAYIRSGRSDIFRFAEALTRHTGEVDVYHLGDWAGLGTRHGVQHYADSAKQQRIANTTYRRYYYFLTADERVGDLMHANVDSDETFLVLDPQRKVRTDPYTPDRHALSVGFGTDWSGLVSAWLTEWERRGPKWEKARARVLSTMEGIAAQPNGFVQGSGLYDLDTGRFAVAGKPVVSVSHLSAVFGLNELCAELIDLVDMPKFNEAYFDYCRYFNATKAEQAARYGSNFGTLLLFQGHSRLDAYAAVRTGDETLAKRAWTKFYDSDGYKESSPWKTEKLSGPVTLVAGSEAAWVSSNDTALYGLAAIENLALLGDKMP, encoded by the coding sequence ATGTCTCCCATCCCTCGCAGGTCCCTTCTCAGGGCGGCCGCCGTCGCCGGAGCCGCCGCGCAGTTCAGCTGGGCGGCAGGAGCCAGGAGCGCGCAGGCCGCGTCCAGAGCCGAGGCCGCCGAGGCCGCCGATGCCGATCCGGTGACCCTGGACTGGCTGGAGGACGGCGGTCTGGGCGCGGCCCCCGGCTCGACGGTCGGTGTGCCCTGGCCGAAGGGCGCCTACCGGCCCGACCAGACCTTTGCGCTCACGGACGCGGGCGGCAAGGCCGTGCCCGTGCAGTCGTGGCCGATCGCGTACTGGCCCGACGGATCCCTCAAGTGGTCGGCCCACGCCGTGAGTTCGGGCACCGGGAAACTCACCCTCGCCGCCGGCGACTCGGCCGCCCCCGCCAAGAAGGTCACCGTCCACAGGGGCGGCGGCACCATCGACGTCTCGACCGGCGTCATCACGGCGAAGATCGGCAAGAACGGGTCCACGATCATCAAGTCCGTCACCCGTGGGCCGACGGAGATCGCCAAGAACGGCCGGCTCGTCCTCATCCGCCAGCCCGAGATCGAGGACGAGGACCAGGGCACGGTGAAGACCGAGCGCTTCGACGGTGCGATCGGGGCGGTGACGGTCGAGCAGGACGGGCCCGTCCGTGCCGTCGTCCGTATCGACGGCAAGCACCACAAGGGCGGCCGGAGTTGGCTGCCGTTCTCGATCCGGCTGTACTTCTACGCCGGCGCCGACTCCTTCCGCATGGTGCACACCATCACCTACGACGGCACGCAGGAGCCCGGCAAGGCGAGCGGCGACTTCATCCGCGGCCTGGGCGTCCGCTTCACCGTGCCGATGCGGGACGCCGCCTACGACCGGCACATCCGGATCGGCGGCGAGGGCACCGGCCTGCTGCGGGAGGCCGTGAAGGGCGTCACCGGGCTGCGCCGTGACCCGGGTGCGGCCGTGCAGGCGGCCCAGTACGCGGGGCAGAAGCTGCCCGATCCGTCGACCTGGGACCAGCGGGTGACGTCCCGGCTGCAGTACATCCCGGAGTGGGGCGACTACACCCTCGCCCAGCTCTCCGCCGACGGCTTCATGCTGCGCAAGCGGACCAGGAAGGGGTACGGCTGGGTCGGCGCCGGCGGCGGCAGACGGGCCTCCGGCTTCGGCTACGTCGGTGGCGTCAGCGGCGGACTCTCCTTCGGCCTGCGGGACTTCTGGGAGAAGCACCCCGCCCAGCTCGACATCCGCGACGCCCACACCGACGAGGCCGAGGTCACCCTCTGGCTCTGGTCGCCCGAGGCGCAGCCCATGGACCTGCGCTTCTATCACGACGGCATGGGGCAGGACACGTACGCGAAGCAGCTCGAAGGCCTTGAGATCACCTACGAGGACTACGAGCCCGAGTTCGGCACCCCGTACGGCATCGCCCGCACCTCCGAACTCCTCTTCTGGGCCAACGAGTCGACCCCGGCCGCCGAGAGGCTCGCCGAACAGGCCGAAGCCGTACGGGTGCTGCCGCAGCTCGCCGCCCCGCCCAGGCAGCTCATCAAGGCCAAGGTGTTCGGACCGGGGCTGTACTCCGAGCCCGACCGCTCCACGGCCGCCAAGGCGAGGATCGAGGACCACCTCGACTTCCTCTTCACCTACTACAAGGACCAGGTGGAGCAGCGCCGTTGGTACGGCTTCTGGGACTACGGCGACTTCATGCACTCGTACGACACGGTGCGCCACCAGTGGCGCTACGACATCGGCGGCTACGCCTGGGACAACTCCGAGCTGTCGCCGGATCTCTGGCTCTGGTTCGCGTACATCCGCTCGGGCCGTTCGGACATCTTCCGCTTCGCCGAGGCGCTGACCCGGCACACGGGCGAGGTCGACGTCTACCACCTGGGCGACTGGGCCGGCCTCGGCACCCGGCACGGCGTGCAGCACTACGCCGACAGCGCCAAGCAGCAGCGCATCGCCAACACCACCTACCGGCGCTACTACTACTTCCTCACCGCCGACGAACGCGTCGGCGACCTGATGCACGCCAACGTCGACTCCGACGAGACCTTCCTGGTCCTGGACCCGCAGCGCAAGGTGCGCACCGACCCCTACACGCCCGACCGGCACGCCCTGTCGGTCGGCTTCGGCACCGACTGGAGCGGCCTGGTGTCGGCGTGGCTGACCGAGTGGGAGCGCAGGGGCCCCAAGTGGGAGAAGGCCAGGGCACGCGTGCTGTCGACGATGGAGGGCATCGCCGCCCAGCCCAACGGCTTCGTCCAGGGCAGCGGGCTGTACGACCTGGACACCGGCAGGTTCGCCGTCGCCGGCAAACCCGTGGTCAGCGTCTCCCACCTCTCGGCCGTCTTCGGCCTCAACGAGCTGTGCGCCGAGCTGATCGACCTGGTCGACATGCCGAAGTTCAACGAGGCCTACTTCGACTACTGCCGCTACTTCAACGCCACCAAGGCCGAACAAGCGGCACGTTACGGCTCCAACTTCGGCACCCTGCTGCTCTTCCAGGGCCACTCGCGCCTCGATGCGTACGCCGCCGTCCGGACCGGCGACGAGACCCTTGCCAAGCGTGCGTGGACGAAGTTCTACGACTCCGACGGCTACAAGGAGTCGTCGCCGTGGAAGACGGAGAAGCTGAGCGGGCCGGTCACGTTGGTCGCGGGGAGCGAGGCCGCGTGGGTGTCCTCGAACGACACCGCGTTGTACGGGCTCGCCGCGATCGAGAACCTGGCGCTGCTGGGCGACAAGATGCCGTAA
- a CDS encoding carbohydrate ABC transporter permease, protein MSATTPATPKPIAGPGRKRAGSLAWHLGSLLVLAVVLYPVVWVIGASFKPSKDIINSLRLFPAHPILENFKGLADGIADISIWTFFQNSLLYAGGAVVGILISCSLTAYAFAKIRFAGRNLLFSLMIGTLLLPYHVLLIPQYVMFQKLELINTYVPLLLGKYLATEAFFVFLMVQFMRNLPRELDEAARIDGCGHLRIYWSIVLPLCRPALITSAIFTFINAWNDFMGPLIYLNEPGKYTVSLGMMMFRDSDGVAANYGGLIAMSLVALLPVLLFFLAFQRYLIDGMATSGLKG, encoded by the coding sequence ATGAGCGCCACCACCCCCGCCACCCCGAAACCCATTGCCGGTCCCGGCCGCAAGCGTGCCGGCTCACTCGCCTGGCATCTCGGCTCGCTGCTGGTCCTCGCGGTCGTCCTCTATCCCGTCGTCTGGGTGATCGGGGCGTCGTTCAAGCCGAGCAAGGACATCATCAACAGCCTGCGGCTGTTCCCGGCCCATCCCATTCTCGAGAACTTCAAGGGCCTGGCCGACGGCATCGCCGACATCTCGATCTGGACCTTCTTCCAGAACTCCCTCCTCTACGCGGGCGGTGCCGTCGTCGGCATCCTCATCTCCTGCTCGCTCACGGCGTACGCCTTCGCCAAGATCAGGTTCGCGGGCCGCAACCTGCTGTTCTCCCTGATGATCGGCACGCTCCTGCTGCCGTACCACGTGCTGCTCATCCCGCAGTACGTGATGTTCCAGAAGCTGGAGCTGATCAACACCTACGTCCCGCTGCTGCTCGGCAAGTACCTGGCCACGGAGGCCTTCTTCGTCTTCCTGATGGTGCAGTTCATGCGGAATCTGCCGCGGGAGCTGGACGAGGCCGCCCGCATCGACGGCTGCGGGCACCTGCGCATCTACTGGTCGATCGTGCTGCCGCTGTGCCGGCCCGCGCTCATCACCAGCGCGATCTTCACCTTCATCAACGCCTGGAACGACTTCATGGGTCCGCTGATCTACCTCAACGAGCCCGGCAAGTACACCGTCTCGCTCGGCATGATGATGTTCCGTGACTCCGACGGCGTCGCCGCCAACTACGGCGGCCTCATCGCGATGTCGCTGGTCGCGCTCCTGCCCGTGCTCCTCTTCTTCCTCGCCTTCCAGCGCTATCTGATCGACGGCATGGCGACCTCCGGGCTGAAGGGCTGA
- a CDS encoding carbohydrate ABC transporter permease, producing the protein MTLVKDSPPATRKARSAAPAAVRRRGRRENLAGYLFMSPWIAGFVLLTAGPMVASLYFAFTDYNLFNSPKWIGFDNFTKMFDDPRWQKSVEVTAKYVIIGTPLKLLLALGVALLLAQSRRGQAFYRAAFYAPSLIGASVSVAFVWRSLFSDDAVVDRTMSVFGFHVGGWVGNPDWILYCLVALTVWQFGAPMVIFLAGLKQVPKELYEAAAMDGAGPLRRFWNITLPMISPVLFFNVLLETIHSFQIFGSAYVVSNTYCGPADATLVYTCYLYQQGFKNAQMGFASAMAWMLLLAVALVTAVLFWSQKKWVHYENDTEDAR; encoded by the coding sequence GTGACGCTCGTCAAGGACTCACCGCCCGCCACCCGGAAGGCCCGCTCCGCCGCCCCTGCCGCCGTCAGGCGGCGGGGCCGCCGGGAGAACCTCGCCGGCTATCTCTTCATGTCCCCGTGGATCGCGGGCTTCGTGCTCCTGACCGCGGGCCCGATGGTCGCCTCGCTCTATTTCGCGTTCACCGACTACAACCTCTTCAACAGCCCCAAGTGGATCGGCTTCGACAACTTCACCAAGATGTTCGACGATCCGCGGTGGCAGAAGTCGGTCGAGGTGACGGCGAAGTACGTCATCATCGGCACGCCCCTGAAGCTGCTGCTCGCCCTCGGGGTCGCCCTCCTGCTCGCCCAGAGCCGGCGCGGACAGGCCTTCTACCGGGCCGCGTTCTACGCCCCCTCGCTCATCGGCGCGAGTGTCTCCGTCGCCTTCGTCTGGCGGTCGCTCTTCTCCGACGACGCCGTCGTCGACCGTACGATGTCGGTCTTCGGATTCCATGTCGGCGGCTGGGTCGGCAACCCCGACTGGATCCTGTACTGCCTGGTCGCGCTCACCGTCTGGCAGTTCGGTGCGCCCATGGTCATCTTCCTCGCAGGGCTCAAGCAGGTGCCGAAGGAGTTGTACGAGGCCGCCGCGATGGACGGCGCCGGACCGCTGCGCCGCTTCTGGAACATCACGCTGCCGATGATTTCACCGGTGCTGTTCTTCAACGTCCTGCTGGAGACCATCCACTCGTTCCAGATCTTCGGCTCGGCCTACGTCGTCTCCAACACGTACTGCGGTCCGGCGGACGCCACGCTCGTCTACACCTGCTACCTGTACCAGCAGGGCTTCAAGAACGCCCAGATGGGCTTCGCCTCCGCGATGGCCTGGATGCTGCTGCTCGCCGTGGCGCTGGTGACCGCCGTCCTGTTCTGGTCGCAGAAGAAGTGGGTGCACTACGAGAACGACACAGAGGACGCCCGATGA
- a CDS encoding ABC transporter substrate-binding protein, which produces MGTSRNVERRTVLKAAGASAATLGLAATTGCGGDSGTSADGTVTIRYSWWGADERAKKINQTIKLFEKKYPKIKVKTDFQDYVSFWEKFQTQAAGGNPPDVFQNAVTFLRKYDKRSVLLDLRSQIDAGNLSLDNFRAGVTKVGEVDGKQLGVPVGSNTMSLVIDKKVFRKAGVEPEAGWTWDDYFKALKTIHDKTKVPGDTGYFSIMYLYDLYLRQNGKAFYTKDGLGFDQADLTEWWQDGYNRTKAGIITSPKTVAQDRPKSSLSAGHGASEFTWDNFTVRYTAEGESDYGLAPIPTMNGKDTGQYLASLMLSASARTSHPKEVAQFINFMVHDPEVGKIMGYDRGILAATEQYEAFKPTDPVNKEIAQYEADTAKAGVLGAITPHPSGADTIEAAFLRIGGDLGLGKVRTSAAVKQFFDESQAAFQA; this is translated from the coding sequence GTGGGAACCAGCAGGAATGTTGAGAGGCGTACGGTCCTGAAGGCGGCCGGGGCATCGGCGGCCACGCTGGGGCTGGCCGCGACGACGGGCTGCGGCGGGGACAGCGGCACCTCCGCCGACGGGACGGTGACGATCCGTTACTCGTGGTGGGGGGCCGACGAGCGGGCCAAGAAGATCAACCAGACCATCAAGCTCTTCGAGAAGAAGTATCCGAAGATCAAGGTGAAGACGGACTTCCAGGACTACGTCTCTTTCTGGGAGAAGTTCCAGACGCAGGCGGCCGGTGGAAATCCCCCGGACGTTTTCCAAAACGCCGTCACATTCCTTCGGAAGTACGACAAGAGAAGCGTCCTGCTCGACCTCAGGTCCCAGATCGACGCGGGGAACCTGAGCCTGGACAACTTCCGTGCGGGCGTCACCAAGGTCGGCGAGGTCGACGGCAAGCAGCTCGGTGTCCCCGTCGGCTCCAACACCATGTCGCTGGTCATCGACAAGAAGGTCTTCCGGAAGGCGGGCGTCGAGCCGGAGGCGGGCTGGACCTGGGACGACTACTTCAAGGCCCTCAAGACCATCCATGACAAGACCAAGGTGCCGGGCGACACGGGCTACTTCAGCATCATGTACCTGTACGACCTGTACCTGCGTCAGAACGGAAAGGCGTTCTACACCAAGGACGGGCTCGGTTTCGACCAGGCCGATCTGACGGAGTGGTGGCAGGACGGCTACAACCGGACGAAGGCCGGCATCATCACCAGCCCGAAGACCGTCGCGCAGGACCGCCCCAAGTCCTCGCTCTCCGCCGGGCACGGAGCCTCGGAATTCACCTGGGACAACTTCACCGTCCGGTACACGGCCGAGGGCGAAAGCGACTACGGCCTCGCGCCCATCCCCACCATGAACGGCAAGGACACCGGGCAGTACCTGGCGTCCCTGATGCTGAGCGCCTCCGCGCGGACCTCGCACCCCAAGGAAGTCGCCCAGTTCATCAACTTCATGGTCCATGACCCCGAGGTCGGCAAGATCATGGGCTACGACCGGGGCATCCTCGCCGCCACCGAGCAGTACGAGGCCTTCAAGCCGACCGACCCGGTCAACAAGGAGATCGCGCAGTACGAGGCGGACACCGCCAAGGCCGGCGTCCTCGGCGCGATCACCCCGCACCCCTCCGGCGCCGACACCATCGAGGCCGCCTTCCTGCGCATCGGCGGAGACCTCGGCCTGGGCAAGGTCAGGACCTCGGCCGCGGTGAAGCAGTTCTTCGACGAGTCGCAGGCCGCCTTCCAGGCCTGA
- a CDS encoding TIGR02611 family protein yields MDTGSDQPGEVAVASDEAKPDGARDEQGLGSKAPAFIKRRRALHLSWQVGVFVIGLAVVAAGIVMLPLPGPGWVVIFGGMAIWATEFVWAQLVLRWTKRKVTEAAQRALDPKVRRRNITLTAIGLVIVAALVGVYLWKFGLVMPWKIKDQ; encoded by the coding sequence ATGGATACGGGGAGTGACCAGCCGGGCGAGGTCGCCGTGGCATCGGACGAAGCGAAGCCGGACGGAGCGAGGGACGAGCAGGGGCTCGGCTCCAAGGCGCCGGCATTCATCAAGAGGCGCCGCGCGCTGCATCTGAGCTGGCAGGTCGGCGTCTTCGTCATCGGACTGGCGGTCGTGGCCGCCGGCATCGTCATGCTGCCGCTGCCCGGGCCCGGCTGGGTCGTGATCTTCGGTGGCATGGCCATCTGGGCGACCGAGTTCGTCTGGGCCCAGCTGGTGCTCCGCTGGACGAAACGCAAGGTCACCGAGGCGGCCCAGCGAGCCCTCGATCCGAAGGTCCGGCGCCGCAACATCACGCTGACGGCGATCGGCCTCGTGATCGTGGCCGCCTTGGTCGGCGTCTACCTCTGGAAGTTCGGCCTCGTGATGCCCTGGAAGATCAAGGACCAGTGA
- a CDS encoding SsgA family sporulation/cell division regulator, whose product MNTTVSCELHLRLVVSSESSLPVPAGLRYDTADPYAVHATFHTGAEETVEWVFARDLLAEGLHRPTGTGDVRVWPSRSHGQGVVCIALSSPEGEALLEAPARALESFLKRTDAAVPPGTEHRHFDLDQELSHILAES is encoded by the coding sequence ATGAACACCACGGTCAGCTGCGAGCTGCACCTGCGCCTCGTTGTGTCGAGCGAGTCCTCCCTGCCTGTCCCCGCAGGCCTGCGGTACGACACGGCCGACCCCTACGCCGTGCACGCCACCTTCCACACCGGAGCCGAGGAGACCGTCGAGTGGGTGTTCGCCCGCGACCTCCTCGCGGAAGGCCTCCACCGGCCCACCGGCACCGGCGACGTCCGCGTCTGGCCGTCGCGCAGCCACGGTCAGGGCGTCGTGTGCATCGCCCTGAGCTCTCCGGAGGGCGAAGCCTTGCTGGAAGCCCCGGCGCGGGCCCTGGAGTCCTTCCTGAAGCGCACCGACGCCGCCGTGCCTCCCGGCACGGAGCACCGGCATTTCGATCTCGATCAGGAGCTCTCGCACATCCTGGCGGAAAGCTAG
- a CDS encoding CGNR zinc finger domain-containing protein, with amino-acid sequence MLITHDTRCALDTVVDLVNTAPEDGATPDGLAGLAALEDFVQNHEISDVGALSEFDLSAVRKIRGRFASVFAAPDARTAAMVINELVAAAGTTPRLTDHDGYDWHVHYFAPGASVADHLAADCGMALAFFVVAGEQERLRRCEAPDCRRAFVDLSRNRSRRYCDSRTCGNRLHVAAYRARRKEAAG; translated from the coding sequence GTGCTGATCACCCACGACACCCGGTGCGCGCTCGACACCGTGGTGGATCTGGTGAACACCGCACCGGAGGACGGCGCGACGCCGGACGGGCTGGCCGGCCTCGCGGCTCTCGAGGACTTCGTGCAAAACCACGAAATCAGCGATGTCGGGGCGCTCTCGGAGTTCGACCTCTCGGCCGTGCGGAAGATCCGCGGGCGGTTCGCCTCGGTCTTCGCGGCGCCGGACGCCCGGACCGCCGCCATGGTGATCAACGAGCTGGTCGCCGCCGCCGGCACCACTCCCCGCCTCACGGATCACGACGGCTACGACTGGCATGTGCACTACTTCGCGCCCGGCGCCTCCGTCGCCGACCACCTGGCGGCCGACTGCGGGATGGCGCTGGCGTTCTTCGTCGTGGCGGGCGAGCAGGAGCGGCTGCGGCGCTGCGAGGCCCCCGACTGCCGGCGCGCGTTCGTCGATCTCTCCCGCAACCGCTCGCGGCGGTACTGCGACAGCCGGACCTGTGGGAACCGCCTGCATGTGGCGGCGTACCGGGCACGGCGCAAGGAGGCGGCGGGCTGA
- a CDS encoding DsbA family protein, whose amino-acid sequence MSDSSPVPPAAPVLDVWCDLQCPDCRSALDDLGALRARYGDRLELRLRHFPLEKNKHAFAGAQAAEEALEQGKGWDYVEAVLGRVEELGRAGEPFLVEVAGELGLDAEEFDTALIDGRHILIVDADQAEGKAIGVTGTPTYVIGGERLDGGKSQEGLRERIEEIADRLLAEQRA is encoded by the coding sequence ATGAGCGACTCCTCCCCCGTACCTCCCGCCGCGCCCGTCCTCGACGTGTGGTGCGACCTCCAGTGCCCCGACTGCCGTAGCGCCCTCGACGATCTGGGCGCCCTGCGCGCCCGCTACGGCGACCGGCTGGAGCTGCGGCTGCGGCACTTCCCGCTGGAGAAGAACAAGCACGCGTTCGCCGGCGCGCAGGCCGCCGAGGAGGCCCTCGAACAGGGGAAGGGCTGGGACTACGTCGAAGCCGTGCTGGGGCGGGTCGAGGAGCTGGGCCGTGCCGGAGAGCCCTTCCTGGTCGAGGTGGCCGGTGAACTCGGCCTGGACGCCGAGGAGTTCGACACCGCCCTGATCGACGGCCGGCACATCCTGATCGTCGACGCCGACCAGGCCGAGGGCAAGGCGATCGGTGTGACCGGGACACCGACGTACGTCATCGGCGGTGAGCGTCTGGACGGCGGCAAGAGCCAGGAGGGGCTGCGGGAGCGGATCGAGGAGATCGCGGACCGGCTGCTGGCCGAGCAGCGCGCCTGA
- a CDS encoding GNAT family N-acetyltransferase: protein MTTTLRPTEPLQRNDDGTRSRRFQVCVNSRPVGTLHLGTSPGFGDRVARIVGLRIEEPDRRRGRGTVAALAAEEVARGWGCREIEVSVPGGAEPALRFVDTLGYVLRNRGMEKLLGDTPPALPEGSRGRSMTEAEYEAWFAHESEHYARVWMERGVPETEAYERSRRDHERLLPQGRATRDMHFSLLEHEGTRVGTLWVALLEEKAYVYDVAADAAHRGRGHGRTLMLLAEGGAIAAGRRVLGLNVFAGNTPAERLYESLGYETTQYSLYKPLL, encoded by the coding sequence ATGACCACAACTCTGCGGCCGACCGAGCCGCTTCAGCGCAACGACGATGGCACGCGTTCACGCCGCTTCCAGGTGTGCGTGAACAGCCGGCCCGTCGGCACCCTCCATCTCGGCACCTCACCGGGCTTCGGCGACAGAGTGGCCCGCATCGTCGGTCTGCGGATCGAGGAGCCGGACCGTCGCCGGGGCCGGGGCACGGTGGCCGCGCTGGCCGCGGAGGAGGTGGCGCGCGGCTGGGGATGCCGGGAGATCGAGGTGAGCGTGCCCGGCGGTGCCGAGCCCGCCCTGCGGTTCGTCGACACGCTCGGCTACGTCCTGCGCAACCGCGGCATGGAGAAGCTGCTCGGCGACACCCCGCCCGCCCTGCCCGAAGGCAGCCGGGGCCGGTCCATGACCGAGGCCGAGTACGAGGCGTGGTTCGCCCACGAGTCCGAGCACTACGCGCGCGTGTGGATGGAACGGGGCGTGCCCGAGACGGAGGCGTACGAGAGATCGCGGCGCGACCACGAGCGTCTCCTGCCGCAGGGGCGCGCCACACGGGACATGCACTTCAGCCTCCTCGAACACGAGGGGACGCGCGTCGGCACTCTCTGGGTGGCGCTGCTGGAGGAGAAGGCCTACGTCTACGACGTCGCGGCCGACGCCGCGCACCGCGGCCGCGGGCACGGCCGTACGCTGATGCTCCTGGCGGAGGGCGGGGCGATCGCCGCAGGCCGACGCGTGCTCGGTCTCAACGTGTTCGCCGGCAACACCCCGGCCGAGCGGCTCTACGAGTCACTCGGTTACGAGACGACGCAGTACTCCCTGTACAAGCCGCTGCTCTAG
- a CDS encoding aminotransferase class IV gives MKLWLDGGLQDIESARVSVFDHGLTVGDGIFETVKTVDGRPFALTRHLDRLTRSARGLGLPDPDHHEVRRACAAVLEANPMPLGRLRITYTGGYGPLGSDRGEHGPTLVVALGETSRRPDSTAVITVPWTRNERGALTGLKTTSYAENVVALARAHQHGASEALFANTVGQLCEGTGSNVFVVLDGELHTPPVASGCLAGITRALAVEWTGARETDLPLDVLQRADEIFLTSSLRDIQAVHRVDDRELPGTAGPVTAKAMRVFGERSGHDQDP, from the coding sequence GTGAAGCTTTGGCTCGACGGCGGGCTGCAGGACATCGAGTCCGCCCGCGTCTCCGTCTTCGACCACGGACTGACCGTGGGCGACGGCATCTTCGAGACGGTGAAGACGGTGGACGGAAGGCCGTTCGCGCTCACCCGGCACCTCGACCGGCTGACCCGCTCCGCGCGCGGCCTCGGCCTGCCCGATCCCGACCACCACGAGGTCCGCCGCGCCTGCGCCGCCGTCCTCGAAGCCAACCCGATGCCCCTCGGCCGGCTGCGCATCACCTACACCGGCGGCTACGGCCCCCTCGGGTCCGACCGCGGCGAGCACGGCCCCACTCTCGTCGTCGCCCTCGGAGAGACCAGCCGCCGCCCCGACTCCACGGCCGTGATCACGGTCCCGTGGACCCGCAACGAACGCGGTGCGCTCACCGGCCTGAAGACGACCTCGTACGCCGAGAACGTCGTCGCCCTCGCCCGCGCCCACCAACACGGCGCGTCGGAAGCCCTGTTCGCGAACACCGTCGGGCAACTCTGCGAGGGCACTGGCTCGAACGTCTTCGTCGTCCTCGACGGCGAGCTCCACACCCCGCCGGTCGCCTCCGGCTGCCTCGCGGGCATCACGCGCGCGTTGGCGGTCGAGTGGACCGGCGCCAGGGAGACCGACCTGCCGCTCGACGTCCTGCAGCGCGCGGACGAGATCTTCCTCACCTCCTCCCTGCGGGACATCCAGGCCGTGCACCGCGTCGACGACCGCGAACTGCCGGGCACGGCGGGCCCGGTGACCGCCAAGGCCATGCGGGTCTTCGGCGAGCGGTCGGGCCACGACCAAGATCCGTAA
- a CDS encoding chorismate-binding protein, which produces MLHLPPLARFGDRVATGLMDVTGDPGALESTGFWAVVADFEGRLTCARFRDVREEPVPAPVPGKWRGPAVGDWTSSLDHAAYTAGVRRIREHIAAGEVYQANLCRVLTAPVAPDADVDALTALLARGNPAPYAGTIRLPEHGVETATASPELFLRRHGRVIESGPIKGTGRTEADLLEKDYAENVMIVDLVRNDIGRVCATGSVSVPDLCAVEKHPGLVHLVSTVRGELRADVGWPELLDAAFPPGSVTGAPKSSALRIIDQLETAPRGPYCGGIGWVDADRGTGELAVGIRTFWIDRAEGVLRFGTGAGITWGSDPEAEWRETELKAARLLAVASGTYETSGEGQQTRCDGPADDSPRTPGRCEAPGTDLRGSDQ; this is translated from the coding sequence GTGCTCCACCTGCCTCCTCTCGCCCGCTTCGGTGATCGCGTCGCCACCGGACTCATGGATGTCACAGGCGATCCCGGGGCCCTCGAATCCACCGGCTTCTGGGCCGTCGTGGCGGACTTCGAGGGCCGGCTGACCTGTGCCCGCTTCAGGGACGTACGGGAGGAGCCCGTGCCCGCACCGGTGCCGGGGAAGTGGCGGGGCCCTGCGGTCGGTGACTGGACGTCCTCGCTCGACCACGCTGCGTACACGGCGGGTGTGCGCCGGATCCGCGAGCACATCGCGGCCGGCGAGGTCTACCAGGCGAACCTCTGCCGGGTGCTGACCGCGCCCGTCGCGCCCGACGCAGACGTGGACGCCCTGACCGCCCTGCTGGCCCGCGGCAACCCGGCACCGTATGCAGGAACGATCCGGCTGCCGGAGCACGGGGTCGAGACAGCCACGGCCTCGCCCGAACTCTTCCTCCGGCGCCACGGTCGTGTCATCGAGTCCGGGCCGATCAAGGGCACCGGGCGCACCGAGGCGGACCTTCTGGAGAAGGACTACGCCGAGAACGTGATGATCGTGGACCTGGTCCGCAACGACATCGGACGGGTCTGCGCCACCGGCAGCGTGAGCGTCCCCGACCTGTGCGCGGTCGAGAAGCATCCCGGGCTCGTCCACCTGGTGTCGACGGTCCGCGGCGAACTGCGCGCGGACGTCGGCTGGCCCGAGCTGCTCGACGCTGCCTTCCCGCCCGGCTCGGTCACCGGTGCTCCCAAGTCCAGTGCCCTGCGGATCATCGACCAACTGGAGACGGCCCCCCGCGGCCCGTACTGCGGTGGCATCGGCTGGGTCGACGCGGACCGCGGAACCGGAGAGCTGGCCGTCGGCATCCGCACTTTCTGGATCGACCGCGCGGAAGGTGTCCTGCGCTTCGGGACGGGTGCCGGCATCACCTGGGGTTCCGACCCCGAGGCGGAGTGGCGGGAGACCGAGCTGAAGGCGGCCCGACTCCTCGCGGTAGCGTCGGGGACGTACGAGACGAGTGGAGAGGGACAGCAGACGCGCTGTGACGGCCCGGCGGACGACAGCCCCCGGACCCCAGGCCGATGTGAGGCACCCGGTACGGACTTGCGAGGTAGCGACCAGTGA